A segment of the Thermoflexus sp. genome:
GGGCGGAGAGAGGCTCGTCCAGCAGGAGGACCTTCGGGCGCATGGCCAGGGCCCGCGCCAGGGCAACGCGCTGCCGTTGACCCCCTGAAAGCTGATATGGATAACGATCCTCCATACCCTCCAGATGGACCAGGGCCACCATCTCCTGAACCACTCGGTCTTGCTCCTCCCGCGGCCGGCCCCGGATCATCAGAGGGAAAGCAATGTTCTCCGCAACGGTCATATGAGGGAAGAGAGCATAGGTCTGAAACACCATCCCGATCCCACGGCGCTCAGGAGGCACATCGTTCAGCACCCGATCGTCCACCAGGATGCGACCCGCGTCGGGGCGCTCGAAACCGGCGATGCAGCGCAAGACCGTGGTTTTGCCACACCCGGAGGGGCCAAGCAGAGAGACCAGCTCCCCCTCGGCCACTTCCAGGCTGAAATCCTGCACAGCCACCACCCGACCGAACCGTTTGGTCAATCCCTCGACCACCACGCGCGCCATGCTCCCTATTCCCCCCGCAGCTGGCGCACGATCTCCATGAACGACCGCACCCGTTCCGGATCCACCGGGTTCCAGGTGATGCCATCGACCTTCAGGCTGGAACCCACAATCACCCCGTCCGCATAAGGCAGCAGATCCGCGATGTTGTCATGGCGGGCACCCGTGTTGATGAACACCGGGATCGATCCCACTGCCTCCTTCACCGCCCGCAAATCCTCCGCCCGGACCGGCACGCTGGTCATGGGCCCTGAAACACAGATGGCATCGGGAAGACTGGAAAAGGCCACGGAGCGAGCCACCTCGGCCAAGGGCCGGCTCCCCATCGGGGCGGCGAACTCGGCGTTGATGTTGAAAAGCAGCCGCACTCCCTCCGCGCCGATCGCCCGACGGTAACGCAGGACTTCCCCCGCCGAGGGGCTCCAGAATCCCATATCGCTGGCGTAAACGCCCGTGAAGACCTCCCGCACGAATCGGGCGCCTGTGGCGTGCGCAACCGCCAGAGCGGCGAAGGGATCCCACAGGATATCAATCCCAAAGGGCACCTGGATCTCATCACGCAATCGCCCTACCACGGCCGCCATCGCCGCCACCGTCGCCGGATCTGCTCGCAGGGTATAGGGACGATCGCTCTCATTGCAGAACATCACCGCGTCGATCCCGCCCGCTTGAAGGGCGCGCAAATCGCGCCGGGCCCATTCCAGGATCCCTTCCATCCCTTTCTCCGCATCGTAGAGCGGAGCCCCGGGCAGGGCCGGCAGATGCACCATCCCGATCACCGGCTTGGAGACCCCGAAGACCTCCTGCAACCAGGACATCGAGCCGCTCCTGCCTGAGGGTTTTCGCCTGCTGCCCATAGGGACTCAGGCGCGATGGGCCGCGCGGCTCCGCCGGCCAGCCGCGCGATCCTCCGTGACCGGCACCACCCGCACCTCCACGCCCAGCTCTCGCAACCGGTCGACGATCTGTGGATCCGCCCCCGCATCGGTGATCACCCGGTGCACCCGCTGGACCGAACAGATGGCGGTGAAGGAGATGTGGCCCAGCTTGGTATGATCGGCGAGGACGACGATCTCGCGGGAGCGCTCCAGAAAGACCTTCTTCACTTCCACATCATCCAAGCTGAAATCCGTGCACCCGGCTTCGGGGTCCAGACCGGCCACCCCCATGAAGAAACGGTCATAGTAAAACTGGGCGGCCATTCGCAATGCGAGGGGGCCCACGATCGAAAGCTCCTTCTTGCGCAGCTGGCCGCCCAGGAGAAACACCGAAATCTCCGTGTTGGCCAACAACTGCGCGATGGGAACGGAGGCCGTGAAGACCGTGAGGTTCCGACGGGGGCGAAGGAGACGGGCCAGCTCGAACGTCGTGGAACCCACATCCAGAGCGATCACATCCCCTTCCCGAATGAACTCCAGGGCCGCGCGAGCGATGGCCCGCTTCTCCGGCAGCTGAACCCGAGCCCGTGTTAGATAAGGGATCTCATGACCGATCCCCGGCGTGCCCAGCGATGCGCCACCCCGGGTGCGGACAATCAACCCTTCCTCCGCCATGGCCTGGAGATCCCGACGGATCGTCGGCAGAGAAACCCCCGTCAGCCGGGCCAGCTCCTCCGCCGTGGCGAAGGACCGCTCGCTCAGGATCTGGAGGATCTGCTCTCGTCGAGCCGCCTGCATGAGCACCTCCGTTCCATATATTAATCGATAATGATCGAAATGTCAAGTATCGATCAATATCAATCAGCTCCGGTGTGGGGAGGAGCTGCTCCCCTTTGCCTTTCCCCATGGATCTGGGATCCAGGGCAGAGGATGGGTAGCTAAGCTAACGGGGCCCTCATAGTGGAGATCCCTCCCCACACCGTTCAAGAGGGGTGGGGACTCGGAGGCATGGGGGCTTTGGGACGGTAGAGCAGCGGCGAAATGCCCGTTGGATAGCGAGTTCCCCCGGGGAGCTCTGGGGGCTGAACGGGACGCCTTCGATCATCCGCTCCGCCTCTCCCCGATCACCGCCCGGGCCCTCGAGGAGGCCATTTAGGGGGTGGCCCAGGGGAAGGACGAGGGGGAACGGGGGAGGAGAGCACTTCCCGGGCCCGATTCGCTCGTTCCAGAGCGCGCTCCAGCGCCGGGCGGGCGGCCGGTGGGACCCGATCGCGCAGGGCCAGGAGGATCGCCTGATGCCGCTCAATGGCCTGCAGGGCGCGCTGCCGGAGGACCGGATGATCTGGATGGCGCTCGGCCAGGAGGATCAGTCGAATCAGCAGACGGGCGGAGCGCTGAAGAACGGCCGGATGCACCGGGCGGCCCTGTCGCTGCAGCGTTTCCATCTCCTCCGAACGCCGCTCCAGCTGGCGCACCAGCAACGGGGCCGGATCTCCATGCCATTCCGCCCAGGTCAGCTCGAGGGATTCCTTCCACAGCTTGAGCCCGTAAAAGGGATCGCCCGGGAGGCTGGCTTCCGCCGCCTGCACCCCCAGCGCTCCTCCCCCGAAAAGCAGAGCCAGGATCAGCCCGGCGGTCAGCAACGCGGAAACCCATCGACGCCCCTGAAGCCATCCCCAGCCGGAGGCCCGCGAAGGCCTTGACCGCGCGATCACGCGGGCTCGCCCCTGACGAACAGCCTGCGGACGCGGGGGCGGCACGGGGACCTCCCGCAGCCGGAGGGCAGCCTCCAGCAGCGGGCGAAGCTCTGCGGCATAGGCCGGATAACGGGCCACCACCTGCTCGAGGTCAGCGCCCGCGGCCATCTCATCCAGACACCGGGCCAGGATCTCTTCAAAGGAAAGATCTTTCATAGACATCCCATCTCCTCCATCCGCCGTCGCAGGGCGGCCAGCGCCCGGTGCTGCAGCGCTTTGATGGCATTGGGCAGTTTCCCCATCAACCGGGCCGTCTCCTCTACAGAGCGCCCCTCCAGAAAACGGTGAAACAGCACGTCCTGCTGATCGGGCGTTAACCTCTGCATGGCTCGCCGGATGCAATCCCACTGGGCCTGCGCTTCGATCTGCTCGATATCCTCCTCCCCACCCGGGGCGCGCTCCGGATCCTCCAGCGGCGTCGCTACGGTGCGCGGCTGCGCCCGGTAGTAATCCGTCAACAGGTTTCGGGCGATGGTATACAGCCAGGCCAGAAACGGACGCCCCCGCGCCCGATATCGGGGCAGATGCTCCAGCATCCGCACGAAAACTTCCGCCGTCAGATCTTCGGCAAGCTCCTGGTCCTCCAGCCGGATCCGAAAGTAGCGATAGATGGGGAGATAATAGCGATCATAGAGCCACCCCACCGCCTCGGGATCGCCCCCCTGCGCCCGACGGATCATCTCCGGTTCAACAGCGGCTTCCTCCAGATGAACCGAACGCGCCTGAACAGGAGCCATTTTCATTGAAATCCTTTCCTACTGCATTTAACGGATATCCGGCTCGAACGTTACGAATCGGATTCGGATACGGAACATCTGGAGACCCGGAGTTCGCCTTCGGCAGACTCCCTCCGGTTCCTCACCCTCCTTAGGAAACCCCCGGGGAGGGCTGGTGGGTTTGGCTCTTTGACTGTAGACTCTATGAGGGAAAAAGAAAAATCCCTAAGGGTGAGCCAAGGGTGAGCCGGGCGAGGCGATCCTCCACCCACGAGCCTCAGATCCTGGGGGGAGGCATCCGTCCTGAGCGCACGGATCCCGCAGCTCCCTATCCCCGAACATCCGAGAGGAGGCTCCCATGGCGATGAACCAGGCGCTCCGCGAGGCCATGAACGACCAGATCCGCCACGAGCTCTATTCCGCCTATCTCTATCTCTCCATGGCCGCCTACTTCGAAGCGCTGAACCTGCCCGGGTTCGCCCACTGGATGCGGGTGCAGGCCCGCGAGGAAGTGGGCCATGCGATGAAGTTCTTCGACCACCTCTGCGATCGAGGGGAGCGCGTCATCCTGCAGGCGATCGAACAGCCTCCCGTGGATTTCTCCTCTCCTCAGGAAGCCTTCGCCCAGGCTCTCCAGCATGAGCGCCGGGTCACCGGCCTCATCCGGAACCTCTACCAGATCGCCGTCCGCGAGAACGATCCTTCCAGCCTGCCCCTGCTCCACTGGTTCCTGGAAGAACAGATCGAGGAGGAGAAAAGCGTGGAGCAGATCCTGGAGGCGCTCCGGCGCATTGGGGAGGATGGGACAGGACTGGTGATGATGGACCGGGAGCTGGCGCGGCGGGAGGCCGAATGAACCGGCACGATCCTCCGGAGGATCTCTAAGGGCTAAGGCCATGCGGAAACCCCTTTTCTTCATCGGGACGCTCTTCTGCCTCGCTTTCCTGGGG
Coding sequences within it:
- a CDS encoding ABC transporter ATP-binding protein; this encodes MARVVVEGLTKRFGRVVAVQDFSLEVAEGELVSLLGPSGCGKTTVLRCIAGFERPDAGRILVDDRVLNDVPPERRGIGMVFQTYALFPHMTVAENIAFPLMIRGRPREEQDRVVQEMVALVHLEGMEDRYPYQLSGGQRQRVALARALAMRPKVLLLDEPLSALDAKIREELRGEIRRIQKTLGITTLYVTHDQEEALALSDRVVVMNMGRIEQVGTPVEIYNSPRTPFVAMFVGTMNLLPGWMEADGIFRWKERALRISPDARISAGREAYLALRPER
- a CDS encoding DeoR/GlpR family DNA-binding transcription regulator, with the translated sequence MQAARREQILQILSERSFATAEELARLTGVSLPTIRRDLQAMAEEGLIVRTRGGASLGTPGIGHEIPYLTRARVQLPEKRAIARAALEFIREGDVIALDVGSTTFELARLLRPRRNLTVFTASVPIAQLLANTEISVFLLGGQLRKKELSIVGPLALRMAAQFYYDRFFMGVAGLDPEAGCTDFSLDDVEVKKVFLERSREIVVLADHTKLGHISFTAICSVQRVHRVITDAGADPQIVDRLRELGVEVRVVPVTEDRAAGRRSRAAHRA
- a CDS encoding BtpA/SgcQ family protein, translating into MSWLQEVFGVSKPVIGMVHLPALPGAPLYDAEKGMEGILEWARRDLRALQAGGIDAVMFCNESDRPYTLRADPATVAAMAAVVGRLRDEIQVPFGIDILWDPFAALAVAHATGARFVREVFTGVYASDMGFWSPSAGEVLRYRRAIGAEGVRLLFNINAEFAAPMGSRPLAEVARSVAFSSLPDAICVSGPMTSVPVRAEDLRAVKEAVGSIPVFINTGARHDNIADLLPYADGVIVGSSLKVDGITWNPVDPERVRSFMEIVRQLRGE
- a CDS encoding ferritin — translated: MAMNQALREAMNDQIRHELYSAYLYLSMAAYFEALNLPGFAHWMRVQAREEVGHAMKFFDHLCDRGERVILQAIEQPPVDFSSPQEAFAQALQHERRVTGLIRNLYQIAVRENDPSSLPLLHWFLEEQIEEEKSVEQILEALRRIGEDGTGLVMMDRELARREAE
- a CDS encoding sigma-70 family RNA polymerase sigma factor gives rise to the protein MAPVQARSVHLEEAAVEPEMIRRAQGGDPEAVGWLYDRYYLPIYRYFRIRLEDQELAEDLTAEVFVRMLEHLPRYRARGRPFLAWLYTIARNLLTDYYRAQPRTVATPLEDPERAPGGEEDIEQIEAQAQWDCIRRAMQRLTPDQQDVLFHRFLEGRSVEETARLMGKLPNAIKALQHRALAALRRRMEEMGCL